A single genomic interval of Bradyrhizobium japonicum USDA 6 harbors:
- the ybgF gene encoding tol-pal system protein YbgF, translating to MSSRSKVFTGTVAIAALFSLCSPALAQSDDDPEMRIERLENQLRQLTGQNEELQYRNRQLEERLRALEGGAQAAPGQAPVQPSVAAVPPAQSAPAYRQQQQAQPNYEQPQIAAPAPIVQEQPAPGAPGVRRRGDSFDPNQNPNAPGAPRALGGGQQPMPAGAPGGRAPGEPLDLANTSPRYQQGVPPAAQPGYPPAQSGYPAPSGGAGLTTLPPSATPRDEFDLGIGYMQRKDYALAEQTMKNFAQKYPSDPLLGDAQYWLGESYYQRQQYRDSAEAFLAVTTKYDKSAKAPDALLRLGQSLAALKEKEAACAAFGEVGRKYPRASAGVKSAVDREQKRVKC from the coding sequence ATGTCATCCAGATCCAAGGTCTTTACCGGCACCGTGGCGATCGCCGCGCTGTTCTCTTTGTGCTCGCCCGCACTGGCGCAGTCGGACGATGACCCCGAGATGCGGATCGAACGGCTGGAGAACCAGCTGCGCCAGCTCACCGGCCAGAACGAGGAGCTGCAATACCGCAACCGCCAGCTCGAAGAGCGGCTGCGGGCGCTCGAGGGCGGCGCGCAGGCCGCGCCCGGACAGGCGCCGGTCCAGCCCTCTGTCGCGGCCGTACCGCCTGCGCAGTCCGCGCCGGCCTACCGCCAGCAGCAACAGGCCCAGCCGAATTACGAGCAGCCGCAGATCGCCGCTCCCGCGCCGATCGTTCAGGAGCAGCCGGCGCCCGGTGCGCCCGGCGTGCGCCGCCGCGGTGACTCCTTCGATCCGAACCAGAACCCGAATGCGCCCGGCGCGCCACGCGCGCTTGGTGGCGGGCAGCAGCCGATGCCGGCAGGCGCGCCCGGCGGGCGCGCTCCCGGCGAGCCGCTCGATCTCGCCAACACCAGCCCGCGCTACCAGCAAGGCGTGCCACCGGCAGCCCAGCCCGGCTATCCGCCGGCACAATCGGGTTATCCCGCGCCATCGGGAGGCGCCGGCCTGACCACCCTGCCGCCCTCGGCAACGCCGCGCGACGAGTTCGACCTCGGCATCGGCTACATGCAGCGCAAGGACTATGCGCTCGCCGAGCAGACCATGAAGAATTTTGCGCAGAAATATCCGAGCGATCCGCTGCTCGGCGACGCGCAATACTGGCTCGGCGAAAGCTATTACCAGCGCCAGCAATATCGCGACTCCGCGGAAGCCTTCCTCGCCGTCACCACCAAATACGACAAATCCGCCAAGGCGCCGGATGCCCTGCTGCGGCTCGGCCAGTCGCTGGCCGCGCTGAAGGAGAAGGAAGCCGCCTGCGCCGCCTTCGGCGAGGTCGGCCGCAAATATCCGCGCGCCTCCGCCGGCGTCAAATCCGCCGTCGATCGCGAGCAGAAGCGGGTGAAGTGCTGA
- the ftsH gene encoding ATP-dependent zinc metalloprotease FtsH translates to MNANLRNFALWVIIVLLLLALFTLFQNPGQRASSQDIAFSQLLSEVDRGNVRDVVIQGPDIHGTFTNGSSFQTYAPNDPTLVKRLYDSKVQITAKPPGDNVPWFVSLLVSWLPFIALIGVWIFLSRQMQGGAGKAMGFGKSRAKMLTEAHGRVTFEDVAGVDEAKQDLQEIVEFLRDPGKFQRLGGRIPRGVLLVGPPGTGKTLIARAVAGEANVPFFTISGSDFVEMFVGVGASRVRDMFEQAKKNAPCIIFIDEIDAVGRHRGAGLGGGNDEREQTLNQLLVEMDGFEANEGVILIAATNRPDVLDPALLRPGRFDRQVVVPNPDVVGREQILKVHVRKVPLAPDINLKTIARGTPGFSGADLMNLVNEAALTAARRNKRMVTQAEFEEAKDKVMMGAERKSLVMTEEEKLLTAYHEGGHAIVGLNVVATDPIHKATIIPRGRALGMVMQLPERDKLSMSLEQMTSRLAIMMGGRVAEELIFGREKVTSGASSDIEQATRLARMMVTRWGLSEALGTVSYGENQDEVFLGMSVSRTQNASEATVQKIDTEIRRFVEEGYNEATRILTEKRADLEALAKGLLEFETLSGDEIVDLLKGKKPNRESVLEPTTPRASAVPPAGKSRPRPDPDPGLEPQPQA, encoded by the coding sequence ATGAACGCCAATCTGCGCAATTTCGCCCTCTGGGTCATCATTGTCTTGCTGCTGTTGGCGTTGTTCACGCTCTTCCAGAATCCGGGTCAGCGCGCCTCCTCGCAGGACATCGCCTTCTCCCAGCTCCTGAGCGAAGTTGACCGCGGCAATGTGCGCGACGTCGTGATCCAGGGCCCGGACATCCACGGCACCTTCACCAACGGCTCGAGCTTCCAGACCTATGCGCCGAACGATCCGACGCTGGTGAAGCGCCTCTATGACAGCAAGGTCCAGATCACCGCGAAGCCGCCCGGCGACAACGTGCCGTGGTTCGTCTCGCTGCTGGTCTCCTGGCTGCCCTTCATTGCGCTGATCGGCGTGTGGATCTTCCTGTCGCGGCAGATGCAGGGCGGCGCCGGCAAGGCGATGGGCTTCGGCAAGTCGCGCGCCAAGATGCTGACGGAGGCCCATGGCCGCGTCACCTTCGAGGACGTCGCCGGCGTCGATGAAGCCAAGCAGGACCTGCAGGAGATCGTCGAATTCCTCCGCGACCCCGGCAAGTTCCAGCGCCTCGGCGGACGCATTCCGCGCGGCGTGCTGCTGGTCGGCCCTCCCGGCACCGGCAAGACCCTGATCGCGCGTGCGGTCGCAGGCGAAGCCAACGTGCCGTTCTTCACCATCTCGGGTTCCGACTTCGTCGAAATGTTCGTCGGCGTCGGTGCGTCCCGCGTCCGCGACATGTTCGAGCAGGCCAAGAAGAACGCGCCCTGCATCATCTTCATCGACGAAATCGACGCCGTCGGCCGTCACCGTGGCGCCGGTCTCGGCGGCGGCAATGACGAGCGCGAGCAGACGCTGAACCAGTTGCTGGTCGAGATGGACGGCTTCGAGGCCAACGAGGGCGTGATCCTGATCGCGGCGACCAACCGTCCCGACGTGCTCGATCCCGCGCTGCTGCGTCCCGGTCGCTTCGACCGTCAGGTCGTGGTGCCCAATCCCGACGTCGTCGGCCGCGAGCAGATCCTCAAGGTTCACGTCCGCAAGGTGCCGCTGGCGCCGGATATCAACCTCAAGACCATCGCGCGCGGCACCCCGGGCTTCTCCGGCGCCGACCTGATGAACCTCGTCAACGAAGCCGCCCTGACCGCCGCCCGCCGCAACAAGCGGATGGTGACGCAGGCCGAGTTCGAGGAGGCCAAGGACAAGGTGATGATGGGCGCCGAGCGCAAGTCGCTCGTCATGACCGAGGAAGAGAAGCTGCTGACGGCCTATCACGAGGGCGGCCACGCCATCGTCGGCCTCAACGTCGTCGCGACCGATCCGATCCACAAGGCGACCATCATTCCGCGCGGCCGTGCGCTGGGCATGGTGATGCAGCTGCCCGAGCGCGACAAGCTGTCGATGTCGCTGGAGCAGATGACCTCGCGCCTTGCCATCATGATGGGTGGCCGCGTCGCCGAGGAGCTGATCTTCGGCCGCGAGAAGGTGACCTCGGGTGCATCCTCCGACATCGAGCAGGCCACGCGTCTGGCCCGCATGATGGTGACGCGCTGGGGCCTCTCGGAGGCGCTTGGCACCGTGTCCTATGGCGAGAACCAGGACGAGGTGTTCCTGGGCATGTCGGTGTCGCGCACCCAGAATGCGTCGGAAGCCACGGTCCAGAAGATCGACACCGAGATCCGGCGCTTCGTGGAAGAAGGCTATAACGAAGCGACCCGCATTCTCACCGAGAAGCGTGCCGACCTCGAAGCCCTCGCCAAGGGCCTGCTCGAGTTCGAGACGCTGTCCGGCGACGAGATCGTCGACCTGCTCAAGGGCAAGAAGCCGAACCGCGAGTCCGTGCTCGAACCGACCACGCCCCGCGCTTCCGCCGTGCCCCCGGCCGGCAAGTCGCGCCCGCGGCCCGATCCAGATCCCGGCCTGGAGCCGCAGCCGCAGGCGTAA